The genomic segment CGCTGAGGCCGTGGATTTTGTGATTGGCAAGGGGGATTTTACCCACCAGGGGACGGAGGATCAGTTTCGAGGGTTCAAGAACAAATTGGCCGAACTGAGGGTTCCCTTCTATCCGGTCGTGGGAAATCACGACAAGTTGGGTCAGACCTGGAGGAAAGAATTCAGCGAGCTAAGCCCCACCGGCCAGTCTTTCTACAGCTTTACCTGGAAGGACTGGCACTTCATTATATTAGACAGTGCTCAAGATTCTCTCGAGAGCGGGCATATAGACCAACCTCAGCTCAGTTGGCTAATCAGTGATTTAGAGTTAAATGTTGGCCTCCCTACTATGATCTTCCTCCACCATCTGGTCAATCCTATTCCCCAATTGAGCCAGACTAACCTTCTTGACTTCTCTTATCTTATGGTGGACAACGCCAATCAAATTCGTCTTCTGTTAGAGGAATACCCTGATGTGGTCAGCGTTAATTCTGGCCACGCCCATTTTAATCACGTCAGCCTGAGAAACAACCTCCTTTATGTGGTAACCGCCTCCCTGATTCAATTTCCTCTTCAATACAATGTCTACCACGTCTACGAGGAGGGCTTTGTTCAGACCTCGCATCTGCTTTCAGAGTATATAACTGAAAGTGAGGACAGCCGGAAAACCCTGGTCAATTGGGTCAATGATAATTATCCTCAATACAGGCCTTTGGGAGGGGAATTTGTGGCTTCTTTCGTAGGCGGTGCTTTGAAGGATCGTTCTTTTAAGTATGTAAAGGAAAAGGAGGCCCTGCCGTCAGGAGAGTTAAAACCGGCCATATTAAGCCTTTACAACTACCCCAATCCGGTCCGGGAGGGGATGACGACCATAAGATTTCAACTCTCGGGTGAGGTATTCCAGCTTCCGAAGATTAGAATATTTGATGTTACCGGCCAGTTGGTTAACGATAAAATCGGAAATGGTCTTATCCGGATCGATGATTCTCCCGTGACTTACCTGGTGCCCTGGGACTGCACTAACTCCAGCGGGCAGAAGTTAGCCAGCGGCATATATCTTCTATTTGTAGAGGTCGTGGAGGGAGGCGAGAGAATTCATAAGACAGCCAAGGCAGCCATTATCAGGTGATCTGACTGGATCAGTCACTAAGGCACAAACTCGATGCTCGATGCTCGATCCTGGATACTGGATCCTTTACCAGCATCGAGGATCGAGCATCGAGCATCCAGCATCATGTGCTAAACGGTTACGAGTTCTGAGCCAACCGCTTTTGTAAGAGACATGCCGAAGAATCATAATGTAGCTGTCTTATCGCTCACGGTCTTCTTCTTTCTCATCGTTGTGTTCTCCTGGTTCTATCTTCTGCCGCTTTATTTAAAAGGGCTGGGAGCCTCGGATAGAGAAGTAGGCCTGGCTTATACGCTGTTCGGCTTCGGCTGGACTCTATCCCAGTTTTTGGGCGGATACTTGGCCGACCGCTTCGGGAGAAAAGCTTTAATCACCTTTCCCACTTATTCCTTCTCTGTTTTTTATGCGCTTATGGCCTTAAGTCACCACTGGACTGCGGTCACAGCCGCTTATTTTATAGTGGCTCTTGGCGGGGCACTCCAGTTCCCGGCCTTCATCGCCATGATCGCCGAATCTACGGAAAGAAGAGAGCGAGCCTTCGCCATCTTTGAGGCCGTGGCCTCCTTTGGTGCGGCTATTGGTCCACTTCTGGGAGCTGTGATAGTGGGCCGAGTTGGCCTAAGACCGCTCATGCTGGCCACAGCCTTGGTAAGCTTGATCTGCGCTATAATAAGACATTGGCTTTTGCGAGAGACGAAAGCCCGACCTCACCCTAAACCCGCGCTGGTTACCTTAAGCTTCAATAAGAACCTTCTCTGGTTCCTTGTCTCTGGCTGTTTTCTATTTTTAGCTTTCTCTATTACTATCAATGGCCCCTTTATCGCCCTCCATCTTAAAGAGCATCTTGCTCAGGATGAAGGGAAGATAAGCTTACTCTTTGCCTTGGGCTGGTTAGTCGCGGCCATCGTGGGTCTCTTCGGCGGAAGAATCGCGAAAGTATTTGGCGCCAAAAGGACCTTAAGTTTAAGTGTCTTCTTCCATCCGCTATTCTTACTTCTCTGGCTCCTCTGGGACAAAATTAAGCTAAGCTTACTTCCCTTCCTGCTTTCCTTCATCTTCGCCCAATTCATTTACATTACATACCCGGTCTTGATCTCCAAGCTTACGGAAGAAGAGAATCGGGGAAGGATTACTGGACTGCTGGGGACGGTGGCCGGTTTAGTAGCTTCTCTTGGGCCTATTTTGGGTATGCAGTTTAAGCTCTCCTTAGGCGGCTGGGCCCCTTTCTCCCTGGCTCTTCTCTTTGGGATCTTGGCTCTACTGACCTTACAGTTATGCAAGAAGAAAAAGTAATCTATTTTTGTAACCGTTCAGTCGTCCTTTTTGCTGTAGTGGAAGAGAAGGTAAGGTAGAGAGATAAGCATTCAGGAATCATTATTAAAGCCCGAAGGGCTGTAGTATGTTAGCCGTAGGTTTGAACCTACGGAACATTATTAGACTTGCATTCCGCACTTCCAGAAAAGGTTTTGTGCTATTGGGCCAACAAGGCTTTTTGAAAGATAGCTTTATCTAATAGAAGCTTTAATTAAGAAAAGAGATTGTCACCTCACCATAATGATT from the bacterium genome contains:
- a CDS encoding metallophosphoesterase, which translates into the protein MKISHFLLLVIIISILLPFQNVKAGTGIDISRIKIFSSGCGSADLSWTTSQPSPVWLRYGPTEDLDYTLYDNSRLSLDHYVRLQDLLPETTYYYQIKADEDYFSEVRSFTTLEEPGGKYLFSFAVITDNHYTVPGTFENHEETGQLLALSDSLWLETIKELNAEAVDFVIGKGDFTHQGTEDQFRGFKNKLAELRVPFYPVVGNHDKLGQTWRKEFSELSPTGQSFYSFTWKDWHFIILDSAQDSLESGHIDQPQLSWLISDLELNVGLPTMIFLHHLVNPIPQLSQTNLLDFSYLMVDNANQIRLLLEEYPDVVSVNSGHAHFNHVSLRNNLLYVVTASLIQFPLQYNVYHVYEEGFVQTSHLLSEYITESEDSRKTLVNWVNDNYPQYRPLGGEFVASFVGGALKDRSFKYVKEKEALPSGELKPAILSLYNYPNPVREGMTTIRFQLSGEVFQLPKIRIFDVTGQLVNDKIGNGLIRIDDSPVTYLVPWDCTNSSGQKLASGIYLLFVEVVEGGERIHKTAKAAIIR
- a CDS encoding MFS transporter → MPKNHNVAVLSLTVFFFLIVVFSWFYLLPLYLKGLGASDREVGLAYTLFGFGWTLSQFLGGYLADRFGRKALITFPTYSFSVFYALMALSHHWTAVTAAYFIVALGGALQFPAFIAMIAESTERRERAFAIFEAVASFGAAIGPLLGAVIVGRVGLRPLMLATALVSLICAIIRHWLLRETKARPHPKPALVTLSFNKNLLWFLVSGCFLFLAFSITINGPFIALHLKEHLAQDEGKISLLFALGWLVAAIVGLFGGRIAKVFGAKRTLSLSVFFHPLFLLLWLLWDKIKLSLLPFLLSFIFAQFIYITYPVLISKLTEEENRGRITGLLGTVAGLVASLGPILGMQFKLSLGGWAPFSLALLFGILALLTLQLCKKKK